Proteins encoded by one window of Aspergillus chevalieri M1 DNA, chromosome 6, nearly complete sequence:
- a CDS encoding cation diffusion facilitator family transporter (COG:P;~EggNog:ENOG410PGYD;~InterPro:IPR027469,IPR002524;~PFAM:PF01545;~go_component: GO:0016021 - integral component of membrane [Evidence IEA];~go_function: GO:0008324 - cation transmembrane transporter activity [Evidence IEA];~go_process: GO:0006812 - cation transport [Evidence IEA];~go_process: GO:0055085 - transmembrane transport [Evidence IEA]), with protein MPLTQPLRCRVRPPSASHTPACSPSSPASCPSPLLLLSLSLRDRSGCVSPGSRASAQRRVLRTSAASLRLKYFPSNVRLPVCPTPLTTTTSTSTPTPTPTLPIHTTKTTPLMATQTRGHASHGGHGHHHHHHDNVYLTSSNTFDAGVRITRIGLVANLAMAIGKFIGGYVFHSQALIADAYHALTDLVSDFLTLGTVAWSLKPPSERFPNGYGKIESIGALGVSGLLLCGGVFMGLNAGQVLLDQFYPEAADALAHSGVLGHGHSHSHGVDVLGPNIHAAWLAGGSIVIKEWLYHATMKIAEERKSSVLASNAVHHRIDSLTSIVALFTIGGTYVFKDASWLDPVGGLLISLMVIKAGWGNTRTSLLELADTTVDDDIKGSVGKAAKKALAQIQDKAAEVRDVQGMKSGQNYLMEIELGVPGSWSVKQSRKVENAVREAVGAGVIGVKRLKVRFVPSEQTDANFTEEFIAPETSARINPEAGDDQDHDHEHDHEHEHEHDQEDSKRR; from the exons ATGCCGCTGACGCAGCCCCTGCGGTGCAGGGTCCGTCCTCCGTCGGCCTCCCATACTCCAGCGTGCTCGCCGTCGTCACCAGCGTCGTGTCCGTCTCCGTTATTATTGCTGTCTCTCTCGCTCCGAGATCGATCTGGCTGTGTTTCTCCGGGTTCTCGTGCGTCAGCTCAGCGCCGTGTTCTGCGGACTTCAGCTGCCTCATTACGTCTTAAATACTTTCCCTCCAATGTCCGCCTCCCTGTCTGTCCGACTCCGTTaacaacaaccacatccacatccacgcCTACACCCACACCTACTCTTCCGATTCATACAACAAAAACTACACCTCTCATGGCAACACAAACAAGAGGCCATGCCAGCCACGGCGGCCACggccaccatcaccaccaccacgacaaCGTCTACCTAACCTCGAGCAACACCTTCGACGCAGGCGTCCGCATCACACGCATTGGCCTCGTCGCCAACCTCGCCATGGCAATTGGCAAGTTCATCGGCGGTTACGTCTTCCATTCCCAGGCCCTGATCGCAGACGCCTACCACGCGCTCACGGATCTCGTTTCCGACTTCCTCACCCTCGGGACGGTCGCGTGGTCGCTGAAGCCGCCCTCCGAACGGTTCCCGAACGGATATGGAAAGATTGAGAGTATTGGTGCGCTGGGTGTTAGTGGGCTATTGCTTTGTGGTGGTGTGTTTATGGGATTGAATGCTGGGCAGGTGTTGTTGGATCAGTTTTATCCTGAGGCTGCGGATGCGCTGGCGCACTCGGGGGTGTTGGGACATGGGCATTCGCATAGCCATGGGGTGGATGTGTTGGGACCGAATATTCATGCTGCTTGGTTGGCGGGTGGTTCTATTGTGATTAAGGAATGGCTCTATCATGCTA CTATGAAAATCGCCGAAGAACGCAAGTCGTCCGTCCTCGCATCGAACGCCGTCCACCATCGCATCGATTCCCTCACCAGTATCGTGGCTCTGTTCACCATCGGCGGTACATACGTGTTTAAGGATGCCTCCTGGCTGGATCCCGTGGGCGGCCTGTTGATTTCTCTGATGGTTATCAAGGCAGGATGGGGCAACACCCGGACCTCATTGCTGGAATTGGCCGACACAACCGTGGACGATGATATCAAAGGGTCTGTTGGCAAGGCGGCGAAGAAAGCTCTCGCTCAGATCCAAGACAAGGCTGCTGAGGTCCGTGACGTCCAGGGTATGAAGTCTGGTCAGAACTACCTCATGGAAATTGAATTGGGAGTGCCCGGATCGTGGTCCGTTAAGCAATCTCGGAAGGTTGAGAATGCGGTCCGAGAAGCCGTTGGAGCGGGCGTAATTGGCGTCAAGCGTCTTAAGGTCCGCTTTGTGCCGTCGGAGCAGACTGATGCGAACTTTACGGAGGAGTTCATTGCTCCGGAGACTAGTGCACGAATCAACCCGGAGGCTGGTGACGACCAAGACCACGACCACGAGCACGACCACGAGCATGAGCATGAGCACGACCAGGAGGATTCCAAAAGGCGTTGA